A genome region from Halarchaeum grantii includes the following:
- a CDS encoding alpha-L-arabinofuranosidase, with protein sequence MSSDPPHEESTESERAGLSRRQYLATQSLLAAGAVTGAGSGVASADDADSRTPVRNTVSVDTDERSEATVPDTLFGRLNEHYGDATIYPGVYSLHAMNPTFWRVPDYWFGDGIDTFYDIDRDDVLPYPWERVAGDGVDVAHRTDGEHVAGGETPNGAVGYPRITLDDASGGLKQRIVLPDQRTLGYDLGVSVRGSVDAVTVALETLDGDVLAAERLGVGAEWTRHEPTLELDERSGDQYVGGAVADVQTPYGQYAVTFTAEGTGHFDVDFVELAADDAVNGKFNPYTVELLAEQNGTWLKWPGGNVTSQYNWRDGIGPLAERTPRFNHAWQGMQPNFFGTAEYLELCEVADLTPEITVGWWDNPPEWAAERQILPEDAADWVAYVNADADTEMGSLRADHGRSEPWGVEHWGVGNEVWGDWQWGHTSDAGEYATGSEERIGFDAYSEAMRDVDDDITVIASGWDPGEAAHADNPWNETLLEELDPDLLDGLNIHRYQWGLDDADAVESWKAEHDADDWDYNEVMVMAATQLGDQLAGLGDLADEKGYDDFYLNLSELGIFPTVASGAPYPGPETMPGASYVAGALNAAIRQPDTVEWVSQTWVPTKSWVPVKTDDYPPDPNPLRPDGSVTGLYSAVFEGDTEWNSVGVETTGASRDLPDTGPRIEPMSDVPYVDAAAMQARRGRELAVFLTNRNLRTDSEVSVELGERYADCAVELVQLAPSASERPLPHALPMSWDEPTNYTVEHVVREVGSDGTLALSLGPASVARLYVDGDRGRADVIGDNGVWPGLDGVEDIPIENERKPGRRKGRDGADSQPGKSERSGRGQQEE encoded by the coding sequence ATGTCGTCCGACCCACCGCACGAGGAGAGCACGGAGTCCGAGCGCGCCGGCCTTTCCCGACGCCAGTACCTCGCCACACAGTCCCTCCTGGCCGCCGGCGCCGTCACCGGCGCGGGGAGCGGCGTCGCGTCCGCCGACGACGCCGACTCGCGCACGCCCGTTCGGAACACCGTCTCGGTCGATACCGACGAGCGCTCCGAGGCGACCGTCCCCGACACGCTCTTCGGTCGGCTGAACGAGCACTACGGCGACGCCACCATCTATCCCGGCGTCTACTCGCTGCACGCCATGAACCCCACGTTCTGGCGGGTGCCGGACTACTGGTTCGGCGACGGCATCGACACCTTCTACGACATCGACCGGGACGACGTGCTGCCCTATCCGTGGGAGCGCGTCGCCGGCGACGGCGTCGACGTCGCCCACCGGACGGACGGCGAGCACGTCGCCGGCGGGGAGACCCCGAACGGCGCCGTCGGCTATCCCCGCATCACGCTCGACGACGCGAGCGGCGGCCTGAAACAGCGCATCGTCCTCCCGGACCAGCGCACGCTCGGCTACGACCTCGGCGTCTCCGTGCGCGGGAGCGTCGACGCCGTCACCGTCGCCCTCGAAACGCTCGACGGCGACGTCCTCGCGGCCGAACGGCTCGGCGTCGGGGCGGAGTGGACGCGCCACGAACCGACGCTCGAACTCGACGAGCGGAGCGGCGACCAGTACGTCGGCGGCGCCGTCGCGGACGTCCAGACGCCGTACGGCCAGTACGCCGTGACGTTCACCGCCGAGGGGACCGGCCACTTCGACGTCGACTTCGTCGAACTCGCCGCCGACGACGCCGTCAACGGCAAGTTCAACCCGTACACGGTCGAGCTGCTCGCGGAGCAGAACGGGACGTGGCTGAAGTGGCCGGGCGGGAACGTCACGAGTCAGTACAACTGGCGCGACGGCATCGGCCCGCTCGCGGAGCGGACGCCGCGCTTCAACCACGCGTGGCAGGGGATGCAGCCCAACTTCTTCGGCACCGCCGAGTACCTTGAACTCTGCGAGGTCGCGGACCTCACGCCCGAGATCACCGTCGGCTGGTGGGACAACCCGCCCGAGTGGGCGGCCGAGCGCCAGATACTCCCCGAGGACGCCGCCGACTGGGTGGCGTACGTCAACGCCGACGCCGACACCGAGATGGGGTCGCTACGCGCCGACCACGGCCGCTCCGAGCCGTGGGGCGTCGAGCACTGGGGCGTCGGCAACGAGGTCTGGGGCGACTGGCAGTGGGGCCACACCAGTGACGCGGGCGAGTACGCCACCGGCTCCGAGGAGCGCATCGGCTTCGACGCCTACTCGGAGGCGATGCGCGACGTCGACGACGACATCACCGTCATCGCGAGCGGGTGGGACCCGGGGGAGGCCGCGCACGCGGACAACCCGTGGAACGAGACGCTCCTCGAGGAACTCGACCCCGACCTCCTCGACGGGCTGAACATCCACCGCTACCAGTGGGGACTCGACGACGCGGACGCCGTCGAGTCGTGGAAGGCCGAACACGACGCGGACGACTGGGACTACAACGAGGTGATGGTGATGGCGGCGACCCAACTCGGCGACCAGCTCGCCGGTCTCGGCGACCTCGCGGACGAGAAGGGGTACGACGACTTCTACCTCAACCTCAGCGAGCTCGGCATCTTCCCGACGGTCGCGTCGGGCGCGCCCTACCCCGGTCCGGAGACGATGCCGGGCGCGTCGTACGTCGCGGGCGCGCTGAACGCCGCGATTCGCCAGCCGGACACCGTCGAGTGGGTCTCGCAGACGTGGGTGCCGACGAAGTCGTGGGTGCCCGTGAAGACGGACGACTACCCGCCGGATCCGAACCCGCTCCGGCCCGACGGGTCGGTCACGGGCCTCTACTCGGCGGTCTTCGAGGGGGATACCGAGTGGAACTCGGTCGGCGTCGAGACGACCGGCGCGAGTCGCGACCTCCCGGACACGGGCCCGCGCATCGAGCCGATGTCGGACGTCCCGTACGTGGACGCCGCCGCGATGCAGGCGCGTCGCGGCCGCGAACTCGCGGTCTTCCTCACGAACCGCAACCTCCGGACGGACAGCGAGGTGTCGGTCGAGCTCGGCGAGCGCTACGCGGACTGCGCGGTCGAACTCGTCCAGCTCGCGCCGTCGGCGTCGGAGCGCCCGCTTCCGCACGCCCTCCCGATGTCGTGGGACGAGCCGACGAACTACACGGTCGAGCACGTCGTGCGGGAAGTCGGCTCGGACGGCACGCTCGCGCTCTCGCTCGGGCCGGCCTCGGTCGCGCGTCTCTACGTCGACGGTGATCGGGGGCGCGCCGACGTCATCGGCGACAACGGCGTCTGGCCCGGCCTCGACGGCGTCGAGGACATCCCGATAGAGAACGAGCGGAAACCCGGCCGCCGGAAGGGGCGGGACGGGGCGGACTCCCAACCCGGCAAGTCGGAGCGGAGCGGTCGGGGGCAACAGGAGGAGTAG
- a CDS encoding alpha-L-arabinofuranosidase C-terminal domain-containing protein — translation MADLLRHTSGGDGTATVSLDPDRRADHDVSDELFGKFVEHLYSPWRVKNALEAQTLFNPTVGSWKFQHETYDADGGRGAIHDHDEIDERIRTYVETHDLPAADRLEAAYRDGCAFWWFHHGDGVRTSPDVGTAGDRAQRIETDGAHGHAGIAQWCYLPLHRTERFEGDVALRATDETTVRLAVHETDADGALGDPVAETTVRAGTTMATREFDLGVVDYDCADDAVFGFSVTTDADANLVLDHVRCYPDDHVETADPEVVELLRDADLPVLRWPGGNFVSGYHWRDGVGPVEERPTKPNPAWDGIEPNLFGTDEFLRFCEAVGCEPMVCLNAGDGTPGEAARWVEYCNGDPEETEMGALRAANGHPEPYDVTYWEVGNEVYGPWQVTWTTPDGYADRLARFREAMAAVDDDIEVFACGNRLTDWNDPFLAASDDLDWLTDHVLLEAHADASTDPVELYNAHTGVAEQLSEEYAAVRADCEDAGLAGTRLAITELQLFTRFDEGAEGDAMTEDDLPRNSSITEAVFDASIVTACIRDGFVRMVTHSGVGNHGAGIRKTRERTHAEPCYYGQRLGLSLAGGTPVGVDLTCGTFSTAATFGADTAEWFGTLDPVEDAPAVDAVAVDDPDGHDAAVLLVHRDAGRGDVDVELAGGALLDGHGEVAVTTLAAEEMTAENTYEDPERVTPTTETHAVEDGVVSLTLPRYGVVRVTAD, via the coding sequence ATGGCCGACCTCCTCCGCCACACGAGCGGTGGCGACGGGACCGCGACCGTCAGTCTCGACCCCGACCGGCGCGCCGACCACGACGTCTCGGACGAGCTCTTCGGGAAGTTCGTCGAGCACCTCTACTCGCCGTGGCGCGTGAAGAACGCCCTCGAAGCCCAGACGCTGTTCAACCCGACCGTCGGCTCGTGGAAGTTCCAGCACGAGACCTACGACGCCGACGGCGGACGCGGCGCCATCCACGACCACGACGAGATCGACGAGCGCATCCGGACGTACGTCGAGACGCACGACCTCCCGGCGGCCGACCGCCTCGAAGCCGCCTATCGGGACGGCTGTGCGTTCTGGTGGTTCCACCACGGCGACGGCGTCCGCACCAGCCCCGACGTCGGCACCGCCGGCGACCGCGCCCAGCGCATCGAAACCGACGGCGCGCACGGGCACGCGGGCATCGCGCAGTGGTGTTACCTCCCGCTCCACCGCACCGAGCGGTTCGAGGGCGACGTCGCGCTCCGCGCCACTGACGAGACGACGGTCCGCCTCGCGGTCCACGAGACGGACGCCGACGGCGCGCTCGGCGACCCCGTCGCCGAGACGACGGTTCGCGCCGGCACGACGATGGCGACCCGCGAGTTCGACCTCGGCGTCGTCGACTACGACTGCGCCGACGACGCCGTCTTCGGCTTCAGCGTCACCACCGACGCGGACGCGAACCTCGTCCTCGACCACGTTCGCTGCTACCCGGACGACCACGTCGAGACCGCCGACCCCGAAGTCGTCGAGTTGCTCCGCGACGCCGACCTCCCCGTCCTCCGATGGCCGGGCGGGAACTTCGTCTCGGGGTACCATTGGCGCGACGGCGTCGGCCCCGTCGAGGAGCGCCCGACGAAACCGAACCCCGCGTGGGACGGCATCGAACCGAACCTCTTCGGGACCGACGAGTTCCTCCGGTTCTGCGAGGCCGTGGGCTGTGAGCCGATGGTGTGCTTGAACGCCGGCGACGGCACGCCCGGCGAGGCCGCGCGCTGGGTCGAGTACTGCAACGGCGACCCCGAGGAGACCGAGATGGGCGCGCTCCGCGCCGCCAACGGCCACCCCGAGCCCTACGACGTCACCTACTGGGAGGTCGGGAACGAGGTCTACGGGCCGTGGCAGGTGACGTGGACGACGCCCGACGGCTACGCGGACCGCCTCGCGCGCTTCCGCGAGGCGATGGCGGCCGTCGACGACGACATCGAGGTGTTCGCCTGCGGGAACCGACTCACCGACTGGAACGACCCCTTCCTCGCGGCGAGCGACGACCTCGACTGGCTCACCGACCACGTGCTCCTCGAAGCGCACGCGGACGCGAGCACCGACCCCGTCGAGCTCTACAACGCTCACACGGGCGTCGCCGAGCAACTCAGCGAGGAGTACGCCGCCGTCCGCGCGGACTGCGAGGACGCCGGCCTCGCGGGGACGCGCCTCGCCATCACCGAACTCCAGTTGTTCACGCGCTTCGACGAGGGCGCTGAAGGCGACGCGATGACCGAGGACGACCTGCCGCGAAACTCCTCCATCACCGAAGCCGTCTTCGACGCGTCCATCGTCACCGCCTGCATCCGCGACGGCTTCGTCCGCATGGTGACCCACTCCGGCGTCGGCAACCACGGCGCGGGCATCCGGAAGACTCGTGAGCGCACGCACGCCGAACCCTGCTACTACGGCCAGCGCCTCGGGCTCTCGCTCGCCGGCGGCACGCCCGTCGGCGTCGACCTCACCTGCGGGACCTTCTCCACGGCGGCGACGTTCGGCGCCGACACCGCGGAGTGGTTCGGCACGCTCGATCCCGTCGAGGACGCACCCGCCGTCGACGCCGTCGCCGTCGACGACCCCGACGGGCACGACGCCGCCGTCCTCCTCGTCCACCGCGACGCCGGCCGCGGCGACGTCGACGTCGAACTCGCCGGCGGCGCGCTCCTCGACGGCCACGGCGAAGTGGCGGTGACAACGCTCGCCGCCGAGGAGATGACCGCCGAGAACACCTACGAGGACCCCGAGCGCGTCACGCCCACGACGGAGACGCACGCCGTCGAGGACGGCGTCGTCTCGCTCACGCTCCCGCGCTACGGCGTCGTCCGCGTCACCGCCGACTGA